A window from Triticum aestivum cultivar Chinese Spring chromosome 6D, IWGSC CS RefSeq v2.1, whole genome shotgun sequence encodes these proteins:
- the LOC123142954 gene encoding uncharacterized protein, whose amino-acid sequence MDAAAEKVHPRRRQRVEPCVDGETEQPANVVSKVLGDDNLLREIIVRVGFPTTLVHAALACKRWLGHAAYPAFLCRSHKLHPPCLLGYYISERSAAPKQLNVCLRQICPWLICSYLFIIRLYSYAFRFDPSDL is encoded by the exons ATGGATGCTGCTGCTGAGAAGGTTCACCCCCGCCGCCGGCAACG GGTCGAACCATGCGTGGATGGCGAGACGGAGCAGCCAGCCAATGTCGTATCCAAGGTCCTCGGCGACGATAACCTTCTCAGGGAGATAATCGTCCGCGTCGGCTTCCCCACCACCCTTGTCCATGCCGCCCTCGCGTGCAAGCGCTGGCTCGGGCATGCCGCCTACCCCGCCTTCCTCTGCCGTTCCCACAAGCTCCACCCACCCTGCCTCCTAGGCTACTACATCTCCGAGCGGTCGGCTGCGCCGAAGCAGCTGAatgtgtgtctccggcagatctgtcCTTGGTTGATTTGCTCGTATCTGTTCATCATTCGTCTATACTCGTATGCTTTCAGGTTTGATCCTTCTGATCTATGA